In one window of Frigoriglobus tundricola DNA:
- a CDS encoding O-antigen ligase family protein encodes MRWLLIGYMFLFIDRPFEVWTWLGDLHIERVYMLFTLAVWTVYPHKRFIPNAQHAAYFAFGTAVLFAWAMSPWAAHGQPIVEDWLKIVVFYVLLVTCIHDEEELKYVATGFLVVMGLYLLHSFREYIGGRHTFRMGIARMIGVDSTLGDPNSFGASIIFALPIVVALWKAGIGGKRGRVLLLGYVALSSLCILLTGSRGSLIGLVLWYAIVIWGTRYRFAMFAAFVVAAPLAFVALPESLQTRFETIVNSDVGPANAKESGEGRIQGLVLGLEQWGNNPLTGIGPGAWRPANRVQIESHNLYGQIVGETGTLGLMAFLALLGCFGANLLTIRRIRRAVPAWENDLVFTLPSAIGVAVFLLLFMGNFGHNLFRFTWLWYGGFLIIARYCVSRRLANWEPEPEPEPEPELAPDADGPELPPGWIVHGSHG; translated from the coding sequence CCCGTTCGAGGTCTGGACGTGGCTCGGCGACCTGCACATCGAGCGCGTGTACATGCTGTTCACCCTCGCGGTGTGGACGGTCTACCCGCACAAGCGGTTCATTCCGAACGCGCAGCACGCCGCGTACTTCGCGTTCGGCACCGCGGTCCTCTTCGCGTGGGCCATGAGCCCGTGGGCCGCACACGGCCAGCCGATCGTCGAGGACTGGTTGAAGATCGTCGTCTTTTACGTGCTGCTCGTGACCTGCATCCACGACGAGGAGGAACTGAAGTACGTCGCGACCGGGTTCCTGGTGGTGATGGGCCTGTACCTGTTGCACTCGTTCCGCGAGTACATCGGCGGCCGGCACACGTTCCGCATGGGCATCGCCCGTATGATCGGCGTGGACAGCACCCTGGGCGACCCGAACAGTTTCGGGGCCAGCATCATCTTCGCGCTGCCGATTGTGGTCGCCCTATGGAAGGCCGGCATCGGCGGAAAGCGCGGCCGCGTGCTGCTGCTCGGCTACGTCGCGCTCTCGTCGCTGTGCATCCTGCTGACCGGCTCGCGGGGGTCGCTGATCGGGCTGGTGCTGTGGTACGCCATCGTCATCTGGGGCACGCGCTACCGGTTCGCGATGTTCGCGGCGTTCGTGGTGGCGGCGCCGTTGGCGTTCGTCGCGCTGCCCGAATCGCTGCAAACGCGGTTCGAGACGATCGTCAACTCCGATGTCGGGCCGGCGAACGCGAAAGAGTCCGGTGAGGGCCGCATCCAGGGGCTCGTGCTGGGGCTCGAGCAGTGGGGCAACAACCCGCTCACCGGGATCGGCCCCGGCGCGTGGCGCCCGGCCAACCGCGTCCAGATCGAGTCGCACAACCTGTACGGCCAGATCGTCGGTGAGACCGGAACCCTCGGGCTGATGGCGTTCCTCGCGCTCCTGGGCTGCTTCGGTGCGAACCTGCTGACCATCCGCCGCATCCGCCGCGCCGTGCCCGCGTGGGAGAACGATCTCGTCTTCACCCTCCCGTCCGCGATCGGGGTCGCGGTGTTCCTGTTGCTGTTCATGGGGAACTTCGGGCACAACCTGTTCCGGTTTACGTGGCTGTGGTACGGCGGGTTCCTCATCATCGCGCGCTACTGCGTGTCCCGCCGGCTGGCGAACTGGGAACCCGAACCCGAGCCCGAACCGGAACCGGAACTCGCCCCGGACGCCGATGGGCCCGAACTCCCGCCCGGGTGGATCGTTCACGGTTCGCACGGGTAA
- a CDS encoding AAA family ATPase, producing the protein MSLASTSNPGTPAPPADPRAAAHELAQEAKQLSQKVTAEVARVVVGAESVTRQLLIALLAGGHVLLEGVPGVAKTTLSKVFSRLLGCQYHRVQFTPDLLPSDVTGTSIFDRNANDFVLRKGPIFTQVLLADEINRAPAKTQAALLEAMQEYQVTVDGVSLPLELPFLVLATQNPVEQEGVYRLPEAQLDRFLLRIEMGYPGFKHEVGLLKLHSKPVVDVQPMFTPQMIIGLQKKLPGVYGADSLYEYICTLAAESRQHPDVALGASPRAALNLLRCARARAVLEGRHFFTHEDVQAVAFGVLGHRLILRPEAEIEGKNVAEIVREILDAVPVLETV; encoded by the coding sequence ATGAGTTTGGCCTCGACATCGAACCCGGGCACCCCGGCCCCGCCGGCCGACCCCCGCGCCGCGGCCCACGAACTGGCTCAAGAGGCCAAGCAGCTCAGTCAAAAGGTCACGGCCGAGGTCGCCCGCGTCGTGGTGGGCGCCGAGAGCGTGACGCGCCAGTTGCTCATCGCGCTCCTGGCCGGCGGGCACGTCCTCCTGGAGGGCGTGCCGGGCGTCGCCAAGACGACGCTCTCGAAAGTGTTCTCGCGGCTGCTCGGGTGCCAGTACCACCGGGTCCAGTTCACGCCCGACCTGCTCCCGTCCGACGTCACCGGCACGTCCATCTTCGACCGCAACGCCAACGACTTCGTGCTCCGCAAGGGGCCGATCTTCACGCAGGTGCTCCTCGCCGACGAGATCAACCGCGCCCCGGCCAAAACCCAGGCGGCGCTCCTCGAAGCGATGCAGGAGTACCAGGTCACGGTGGACGGCGTGTCGCTGCCGCTGGAGCTGCCGTTCCTCGTCCTCGCGACGCAGAACCCGGTCGAACAGGAGGGCGTGTACCGGTTGCCGGAGGCGCAGCTCGACCGCTTCCTGTTGCGCATCGAAATGGGCTACCCGGGCTTCAAGCACGAGGTCGGACTGCTGAAGCTCCACAGCAAGCCGGTCGTGGACGTGCAGCCGATGTTCACCCCGCAGATGATCATCGGGCTCCAGAAGAAGCTGCCCGGCGTGTACGGCGCGGACTCGCTGTACGAGTACATCTGCACCCTGGCCGCCGAGAGCCGCCAGCACCCGGACGTGGCGCTCGGCGCCAGCCCGCGGGCGGCGCTCAACCTGCTCCGCTGCGCCCGCGCCCGGGCCGTGCTGGAGGGCCGGCACTTCTTCACCCACGAGGACGTCCAGGCGGTCGCGTTCGGCGTGCTCGGCCACCGGCTCATCCTCCGCCCCGAGGCCGAGATCGAGGGCAAGAACGTGGCCGAGATCGTCCGCGAGATCCTCGACGCCGTGCCCGTGCTGGAAACAGTGTGA
- a CDS encoding DUF58 domain-containing protein has protein sequence MLTPRGWWFLIVVTFVLTLGAFVVPNYTTAPAILATTLFAWFVSEWVLFHTRSNAAVSRLKLRRVVFQGGRTTPMLWAGVPFEVRVRLRHNGFVAIEYALIEDRLPAGADVLTGTTETTATVRPGEPVDVTYTLKCPAPGVLRFEGVKVRVADLHGFFYRRVFLRDPVEFLVLPPLVNDEGRQRADKRFNTLPPPGIHRLRRPGSGDELLDLRDYRAGDPPKMIAWKASAKKDKLITKEYENDIPVRCVLFLDTSEGVRLGPPGNSLLTRMAGVAAVVAQASTANRDLVGLTTFDDAAATNLKPARTQSHMIAVLRKLAEVAALQPGTTGVPPEHLTRRAYPLAHELYPELMKRSTNTVPLGRLWLPLLEKWWGWIVLFFLLAPPALIAYKLANLLGGPPLPGPFQKLYQTWLSTTFDFAVRATPRGALIVRITLALVVWLVVLCLPTVLAALFWFVYGFRGWFGARAAELRRRKQLAALFSLQDGTGPDGIERYVHDDDAYAERVAAFLQHHQLRCPVPLYDDHGRYRFRCVQKADVAAGEIVRAVSRARDNELYVILADIAELGADLEPLVRACRVARARRHHVMVIVPWPADVPSPDAAPAAPKGDEDAPKKKRKRHPDDPIDPHVRHKRLVKIVQDNLTRQYHESFRQMRRELSRVGATVVRADDGDPVRMVLDRLDRLRGMRSRR, from the coding sequence ATGCTGACCCCGCGTGGCTGGTGGTTCCTGATCGTCGTGACGTTCGTCCTCACTCTGGGGGCGTTCGTGGTCCCCAATTACACCACGGCCCCGGCCATTCTTGCGACCACGCTGTTCGCGTGGTTCGTGTCCGAGTGGGTGCTGTTCCACACCCGTTCGAACGCCGCCGTGTCGCGGTTGAAGCTCCGGCGGGTGGTGTTCCAGGGCGGGCGCACCACGCCGATGCTCTGGGCCGGCGTCCCGTTCGAGGTGCGCGTGCGGCTGCGCCACAACGGCTTCGTCGCCATCGAGTACGCGCTGATCGAGGACCGGCTCCCCGCCGGGGCCGACGTTCTCACAGGTACAACGGAAACGACGGCGACCGTCCGCCCCGGCGAACCGGTGGACGTCACGTACACGCTGAAGTGCCCCGCCCCCGGCGTGCTGCGGTTCGAGGGCGTGAAGGTGCGCGTCGCCGACCTGCACGGGTTCTTCTACCGCCGGGTGTTCCTCCGCGACCCGGTGGAGTTCCTCGTGCTGCCGCCGCTCGTGAACGACGAGGGCCGGCAGCGCGCCGACAAGCGGTTTAACACGCTCCCGCCGCCGGGCATCCACCGCCTCCGCCGGCCGGGCTCGGGCGACGAGTTGCTCGACCTGCGCGACTACCGCGCCGGCGACCCGCCGAAGATGATCGCGTGGAAGGCGTCGGCGAAGAAGGACAAGCTCATCACCAAGGAGTACGAGAACGACATCCCGGTCCGGTGCGTGCTGTTCCTGGACACGTCCGAGGGCGTCCGGCTGGGTCCGCCGGGCAACTCGCTGCTCACGCGGATGGCCGGCGTGGCCGCCGTCGTGGCGCAGGCGTCCACCGCCAACCGCGACCTCGTCGGGCTCACCACGTTCGATGACGCGGCGGCCACGAACCTGAAGCCGGCGCGCACCCAGTCCCACATGATCGCCGTGCTCCGGAAGCTCGCCGAGGTCGCCGCGCTGCAACCGGGCACCACGGGCGTACCGCCGGAGCACCTCACCCGGCGCGCGTACCCGCTGGCGCACGAGTTGTACCCGGAGCTGATGAAGCGCTCGACGAACACGGTGCCGCTGGGCCGGCTGTGGCTCCCGTTGCTGGAAAAGTGGTGGGGGTGGATCGTCCTGTTCTTCCTGCTCGCCCCGCCGGCCCTCATCGCGTACAAGCTGGCCAACCTGCTCGGCGGCCCGCCCCTTCCGGGGCCGTTCCAGAAGCTCTACCAGACGTGGCTGAGCACCACGTTCGATTTCGCCGTTCGCGCGACGCCACGCGGGGCCTTGATCGTGCGGATCACACTCGCGCTGGTCGTCTGGCTCGTGGTGCTGTGCCTGCCCACGGTCCTCGCGGCCCTGTTCTGGTTCGTCTACGGGTTCCGCGGCTGGTTCGGGGCGCGGGCCGCCGAGCTGCGGCGGCGGAAACAGTTGGCGGCGCTGTTCTCCCTCCAGGACGGCACCGGCCCGGACGGCATCGAGCGGTACGTCCACGACGACGACGCCTACGCCGAACGGGTGGCCGCGTTCCTCCAGCACCACCAGTTGAGGTGCCCGGTGCCCCTCTACGACGACCACGGGCGGTACCGGTTCCGGTGCGTGCAAAAGGCCGACGTGGCGGCCGGCGAAATCGTCCGGGCCGTGAGCCGGGCGCGCGACAACGAGTTGTACGTGATCCTCGCCGACATCGCGGAACTGGGCGCGGACCTGGAGCCGCTGGTGAGGGCGTGCCGGGTGGCCCGCGCCCGCCGGCACCACGTCATGGTGATCGTCCCGTGGCCCGCCGACGTGCCCTCGCCGGACGCCGCCCCCGCCGCGCCGAAAGGCGACGAGGACGCCCCCAAGAAGAAGCGCAAGCGGCACCCGGACGACCCGATCGACCCGCACGTGCGCCACAAGCGGCTCGTCAAAATCGTGCAGGACAACCTGACGCGGCAGTACCACGAGTCGTTCCGCCAGATGCGGCGCGAGCTGTCCCGCGTGGGGGCGACCGTGGTGCGGGCGGACGACGGGGACCCGGTGCGGATGGTGCTCGACCGGCTCGACCGGCTCCGGGGCATGAGGAGCCGCCGATGA
- a CDS encoding HAD-IA family hydrolase, with amino-acid sequence MPRIPPNTRALFFDAVGTLLFPEPSAPVVYAETARRFGLPLSPHEVRTRFVAAYHAEEAADAGTDWATSEPRERDRWRRIVTGTLAGVLDPDGCYQHLFDHFARPDAWRVAPDAAEVFAALRARGLRLGLGSNYDERLWSVLAGFPELAPVCDRVLISAAVGVRKPGSGFFRAVARATECSVAEVLFVGDDVGNDYAGATAAGMPSVLLDPHDRHPDVPHRIASLSQLLD; translated from the coding sequence GTGCCGCGCATCCCTCCGAACACGCGTGCCCTCTTTTTCGACGCGGTCGGCACCCTGCTCTTCCCGGAGCCGTCGGCGCCGGTGGTCTACGCCGAAACCGCCCGCCGGTTCGGGCTGCCCCTCTCTCCGCACGAGGTGCGGACCCGGTTCGTCGCGGCGTACCACGCGGAGGAGGCCGCGGACGCCGGAACCGACTGGGCCACGAGCGAGCCGCGCGAACGCGACCGCTGGCGGCGGATCGTGACAGGCACGCTCGCGGGCGTCCTCGATCCCGACGGCTGTTACCAACACCTCTTTGATCACTTCGCCCGACCGGACGCGTGGCGGGTCGCTCCCGACGCGGCGGAGGTGTTCGCGGCGCTCCGCGCGCGGGGCCTCCGGCTCGGTCTCGGGTCCAACTACGACGAGCGCCTGTGGTCGGTGCTGGCCGGGTTCCCCGAACTCGCGCCCGTGTGCGATCGCGTCCTCATCAGCGCCGCGGTCGGCGTCCGCAAACCGGGTTCGGGCTTCTTTCGGGCCGTCGCTCGTGCCACGGAGTGTTCCGTAGCAGAAGTGTTGTTCGTGGGCGACGACGTGGGTAACGACTACGCGGGTGCGACCGCGGCCGGAATGCCCTCGGTTCTCCTCGACCCGCACGACCGGCACCCGGACGTGCCGCACCGGATCGCGAGCCTGTCTCAACTCCTCGACTAA
- a CDS encoding protoporphyrinogen/coproporphyrinogen oxidase codes for MNGPDVLIVGGGLAGLACGRELARRGVAFRILESADAVGGRVRTDLVDGFRLDRGFQIYLTAYPEGKRVLDLPALDLRPFTRGALVRFGGRFHRVADPRSEPLGAAAALLNPIGSPLDKLRLLGLYRAARREPPDAPTADRTTAAALAAAGVGPKLVERLFRPFLGGVFLERELETSARFFRFVFRTFAEGPGAVPALGMQAIPNQLAAALPVGSVRLGARVRAVRRDGVTLEDGEALGARAVVVATEGPAAARLLGAEVSDLGSNGTVTLYYAARVPPVTEPILVLDGEGRGPVNNVVVMSNAAREYAPPGRALVAASVVGVPPDAPDELDRRARAQLVEWFGPGAREWTLLRQYRIPHALPAQAVGRLDPWQRPVRLRAGLYVCGDHRDNASIDGALTSGRRAAEVVAADLVKETD; via the coding sequence GTGAACGGGCCGGACGTGCTGATCGTGGGCGGCGGGCTGGCCGGACTGGCGTGCGGTCGGGAACTCGCGCGGCGCGGGGTCGCGTTCCGCATCCTCGAGTCCGCTGATGCGGTGGGTGGACGGGTCCGAACGGACCTCGTGGACGGCTTCCGCCTGGACCGCGGCTTCCAGATCTACCTGACCGCGTACCCGGAAGGGAAGCGCGTACTGGACCTGCCCGCCCTCGACCTGCGGCCGTTCACGCGCGGCGCGCTCGTGCGCTTCGGCGGGCGGTTCCACCGGGTCGCCGACCCGCGGAGCGAACCGCTCGGGGCCGCCGCGGCGCTCCTCAACCCGATCGGATCGCCGCTCGACAAGTTGAGGCTGCTGGGGCTGTACCGCGCCGCGCGGCGCGAGCCCCCGGACGCGCCGACCGCCGATCGGACAACAGCGGCCGCGCTCGCCGCGGCCGGCGTCGGACCGAAGCTCGTGGAGCGGCTGTTCCGCCCGTTCCTGGGCGGGGTGTTCCTCGAACGCGAGCTGGAGACCTCGGCCCGGTTCTTCCGGTTCGTGTTCCGCACCTTCGCGGAGGGACCGGGGGCCGTACCCGCGCTGGGGATGCAGGCGATCCCGAACCAACTTGCCGCCGCGCTCCCGGTCGGTTCGGTTCGGCTCGGCGCGCGGGTCCGGGCCGTTCGGCGCGACGGGGTGACGCTCGAGGACGGTGAGGCGCTCGGCGCGCGTGCGGTCGTAGTCGCAACGGAGGGGCCGGCCGCGGCGCGGCTGCTCGGGGCCGAGGTCTCGGACCTCGGCTCGAACGGGACCGTCACGCTTTACTACGCGGCCCGGGTGCCGCCCGTGACCGAGCCGATCCTCGTACTCGACGGCGAGGGCCGCGGGCCGGTGAATAACGTCGTGGTGATGTCCAACGCCGCTCGGGAGTACGCCCCGCCGGGCCGGGCGCTCGTCGCGGCGTCGGTGGTCGGCGTTCCGCCCGACGCCCCGGACGAACTCGACCGCCGCGCACGAGCACAGCTTGTGGAGTGGTTCGGGCCGGGCGCTCGGGAATGGACCCTTTTACGCCAGTACCGCATCCCGCACGCGTTGCCGGCCCAGGCGGTCGGCCGGTTGGACCCGTGGCAGCGGCCGGTGCGGCTGCGCGCCGGGCTGTACGTGTGCGGCGATCACCGGGACAACGCGTCGATCGACGGTGCGCTCACGAGTGGCCGGCGCGCGGCGGAGGTGGTGGCAGCCGATCTGGTCAAAGAAACCGATTAG
- a CDS encoding Uma2 family endonuclease, with the protein MDEALADLEYGAGSMAELLDRLGGISPNRVRLTPPPGTATVRDVVRLRDKTRRIYELVDGTLVEKVLGAPESFVAGEVLMHIKNWNRDHGNLGMVLGADGPMKLMKKLVRIPDVSYTNWDRVPGGCVPSAPVPDLAPDLAVEVLSEGNTRAEMERKLKEYFLSEVQLVWYIDPRTRTVRAYTSPDNVTELGESDTLDGGTVLPGFSVEVARIFDQLAPAPKPAKPPKTSEGKKPRKRK; encoded by the coding sequence ATGGACGAGGCGCTCGCGGATCTGGAGTACGGGGCGGGTTCGATGGCCGAACTGCTCGACCGCCTGGGCGGCATTTCTCCGAATCGGGTGCGCCTGACGCCCCCGCCGGGTACGGCCACCGTGCGCGACGTGGTGCGCTTGCGCGACAAGACGCGGCGCATCTACGAACTGGTGGACGGCACCCTCGTGGAGAAGGTCTTGGGCGCTCCGGAGTCGTTCGTCGCGGGCGAGGTGTTGATGCACATAAAGAACTGGAACCGCGATCACGGCAATCTCGGCATGGTTCTCGGTGCAGACGGGCCGATGAAGCTGATGAAGAAGTTGGTGCGTATCCCGGACGTATCGTATACGAACTGGGATCGTGTACCCGGCGGTTGTGTGCCGAGCGCACCGGTGCCGGACCTCGCGCCCGATCTCGCAGTAGAAGTGCTGAGCGAAGGTAATACTCGCGCGGAGATGGAGCGTAAGCTCAAGGAGTACTTCCTGTCGGAGGTGCAACTCGTCTGGTACATCGACCCGCGGACGCGAACCGTTCGGGCCTACACCTCGCCCGACAACGTGACCGAACTCGGCGAGAGCGACACACTCGATGGCGGAACCGTGCTGCCGGGCTTCTCGGTCGAAGTCGCCCGCATCTTCGACCAGCTCGCGCCCGCACCGAAGCCCGCCAAGCCGCCCAAGACCAGCGAAGGCAAAAAGCCCAGGAAACGAAAGTGA
- a CDS encoding Uma2 family endonuclease: protein MGTRATKLEFETAHDLLVSLGNIPPWRVWMHPAPGTARVRDVTRVLDRYNLQVELVDRVLVEKAISIQGGFVAMKVAFLLYNWNDRAGDRGMITGAGGTFRLLKQVVRIPSVAFTNWDRLPGRHVPSEPVPDLAPDLAVEVLSEGNTRAEMERKLKEYFLSEVQLVWYIDPRTRTVRAYTSPDDVTELGEADTLDGGAVLPVFSAPVVRLFDHLAPAAKSAKPPKASGGKKPKKQK, encoded by the coding sequence GTGGGGACACGAGCTACGAAGCTCGAGTTCGAAACCGCACACGACTTGCTCGTGAGCTTGGGTAACATTCCGCCGTGGCGCGTGTGGATGCACCCGGCACCCGGTACCGCGCGGGTCCGTGACGTGACCCGCGTTCTTGACCGGTACAACCTCCAGGTCGAGTTGGTCGATCGTGTTCTGGTCGAAAAAGCCATCAGCATTCAGGGCGGATTCGTCGCGATGAAGGTGGCTTTTCTGCTTTACAACTGGAACGACCGGGCGGGGGATCGCGGGATGATCACCGGAGCCGGAGGAACGTTCCGGTTACTCAAGCAAGTGGTCCGGATACCGAGCGTTGCGTTCACAAACTGGGACCGGTTGCCCGGTCGTCATGTGCCAAGCGAGCCGGTGCCCGACCTCGCGCCCGATCTCGCAGTAGAAGTGCTGAGCGAAGGTAATACTCGCGCGGAGATGGAGCGTAAGCTCAAGGAGTACTTCCTGTCGGAGGTGCAACTCGTCTGGTACATCGACCCGCGGACGCGAACCGTTCGGGCCTACACATCGCCCGACGATGTGACGGAGTTGGGCGAAGCCGACACGCTCGACGGCGGCGCCGTGCTGCCGGTCTTCTCCGCCCCGGTGGTGCGATTGTTCGACCACCTCGCGCCCGCGGCGAAGTCCGCCAAGCCGCCGAAGGCCAGCGGTGGCAAGAAGCCCAAGAAGCAGAAGTGA
- a CDS encoding 2-isopropylmalate synthase: MPVPTDPNRVIVFDTTLRDGEQSPGCSMNLGEKLEMARALADLGVDVIEAGFPIASPGDFESVQAIARQIRGPVIAGLARCNPADIDRAADAVKDAERPRIHVFLATSAIHREFKLRMTAEEVAKRAVEGVKRARDRCADVEFSPEDAARTELDFLAEVVERVVEAGATTLNIPDTVGYAVPTHYAAIIRHLKQKVRGIDKCVLSVHCHNDLGLAVANSLAALQEGARQVECTINGIGERAGNTALEEVVMALRTRHDFYGLTTGINTKHLYPVSRKLALVTGTQVQRNKAIVGQNAFAHEAGIHQDGMLKERSTYEIMRPEDVGISRTELVLGKHSGRHALKQRVTDLGFHLTDEQLNRVFEEFKNLADKKKEIYDADIEALAENQLQTGTGNLWTLVGFTSTAGTGSQTSAAVALRHLDGTVRRDAAIGNGPIDALIKAIDRITGLAVKAVDYRVRSVSQDMDALGEASIEIEHAGKRSRARAVSQDVVEASALAYLEVVNRVAMRQVRDRLKPTDHVPTEVVPSS; encoded by the coding sequence ATGCCCGTGCCGACCGATCCGAACCGTGTCATCGTCTTCGATACCACGCTGCGCGACGGGGAACAGAGCCCCGGGTGCAGCATGAACCTCGGCGAGAAGCTCGAGATGGCCCGCGCGCTCGCGGACCTCGGCGTGGACGTGATCGAGGCCGGGTTCCCGATCGCCTCGCCGGGCGACTTCGAGAGCGTGCAGGCCATCGCCCGGCAGATCCGCGGCCCCGTCATCGCCGGACTGGCCCGGTGCAACCCCGCCGACATCGACCGCGCCGCCGACGCCGTCAAGGACGCCGAGCGGCCCCGCATCCACGTGTTCCTCGCGACCAGCGCCATTCACCGCGAGTTCAAGCTGCGCATGACCGCGGAAGAGGTGGCGAAGCGGGCCGTCGAGGGCGTGAAGCGGGCCCGCGACCGGTGCGCCGACGTCGAGTTCTCGCCCGAGGACGCCGCCCGCACCGAACTCGACTTCCTCGCGGAGGTGGTGGAGCGCGTGGTCGAGGCCGGGGCGACCACGCTCAACATCCCCGACACCGTCGGGTACGCGGTGCCGACGCACTACGCCGCCATCATCCGGCACCTGAAGCAAAAGGTGCGCGGCATCGACAAGTGCGTCCTGTCGGTCCACTGCCACAACGACCTGGGGCTGGCCGTGGCGAACAGCCTCGCCGCTCTCCAGGAGGGCGCGCGGCAGGTCGAGTGTACCATCAACGGGATCGGCGAGCGGGCCGGGAACACGGCACTCGAAGAGGTGGTCATGGCGCTCCGCACGCGCCACGACTTCTACGGCCTGACCACCGGCATCAACACCAAGCACCTGTACCCCGTCAGCCGCAAGCTCGCACTGGTGACGGGCACGCAGGTGCAGCGGAACAAGGCCATCGTGGGGCAGAACGCCTTCGCGCACGAGGCCGGCATCCACCAGGACGGGATGCTCAAGGAGCGGAGCACCTACGAGATCATGCGGCCGGAGGACGTCGGCATCTCGCGGACCGAGCTGGTACTCGGCAAGCACAGCGGCCGCCACGCCCTCAAGCAGCGGGTGACCGACCTCGGCTTCCACCTGACGGACGAGCAACTGAACCGGGTGTTCGAGGAGTTCAAGAACCTCGCGGACAAGAAGAAGGAGATCTACGACGCCGACATCGAGGCGCTGGCCGAGAACCAGTTGCAGACCGGCACCGGCAACCTGTGGACGCTCGTGGGCTTCACCAGCACCGCCGGGACCGGGTCGCAGACCTCGGCGGCGGTGGCGCTGCGGCACCTGGACGGCACGGTGCGCCGCGACGCGGCGATCGGGAACGGCCCGATCGACGCGCTCATCAAGGCGATCGACCGGATCACCGGGCTGGCGGTAAAGGCAGTGGACTACCGGGTGCGGTCGGTGAGTCAGGACATGGACGCGCTGGGCGAGGCCAGCATCGAGATCGAACACGCCGGCAAGCGGTCACGGGCCAGGGCCGTGAGTCAGGACGTAGTCGAGGCCAGTGCGCTGGCGTACCTGGAGGTGGTGAACCGCGTCGCCATGCGGCAGGTCCGCGACCGCCTCAAGCCGACCGACCACGTCCCGACCGAAGTTGTCCCGTCGAGCTGA
- a CDS encoding WD40 repeat domain-containing protein: MMEGQFSQRDLGIVLFVGIGTAGILLVRSQLKKDEHPVADKESSNGGAPRDDGAKTTPAGGIVAIPSLTPTVTQVVFAGGGDGFAAIVSHKMDGVGSVMDVVKTATGKPVGRVRTDTVSDTGYALSPKGNVFAVLGLKPFEGAPVSLFNVENGQLLKQFTPYPKAPGTVLGPDAVWIAITSTDQLLTINSEGGFDLWTLPEMKRTTGVAGRLKGGHRTDVNGFTHCPKNFSLSVDGKSLAIFNGSGFSFYNMETTTEICRTKDLMRPGNQILFSAAALSPDGSRFACYYQTFGAGAATTLSVWDPKTGTPLSSPLVSGNAPAGFAWWGSSHLLYWEGGISSASLFGAETGQSVGSVRTSIPGKFGTVPPNGQLWGVVGPHNYDPAKGTAFLVRADVPSAIRPGTSFELTQDGLKTK, translated from the coding sequence GTGATGGAAGGCCAATTCAGCCAGCGTGATCTAGGGATTGTCTTGTTCGTCGGCATTGGAACCGCCGGGATCCTTCTCGTTCGAAGCCAACTGAAAAAGGACGAGCACCCGGTTGCCGACAAGGAAAGCTCGAACGGGGGCGCGCCTCGAGACGACGGAGCCAAGACGACCCCCGCGGGCGGCATCGTGGCGATTCCCTCGCTCACTCCGACTGTTACGCAAGTTGTCTTCGCTGGAGGCGGAGACGGATTCGCCGCCATCGTTTCGCACAAAATGGATGGTGTCGGTTCCGTCATGGATGTTGTCAAAACAGCCACCGGCAAGCCCGTGGGACGGGTTCGGACCGACACCGTCTCGGATACCGGCTACGCGCTGAGCCCCAAGGGGAACGTGTTCGCCGTTCTCGGTCTCAAACCATTTGAGGGTGCCCCGGTCTCACTGTTCAACGTTGAAAACGGGCAACTGCTCAAGCAATTTACCCCTTATCCGAAGGCGCCCGGCACAGTTTTAGGTCCGGACGCGGTCTGGATCGCGATTACCTCAACGGATCAACTGCTGACGATTAACTCTGAAGGCGGATTTGACCTCTGGACGCTGCCAGAAATGAAACGAACAACGGGCGTCGCCGGCCGGCTCAAGGGAGGACATCGGACTGATGTCAACGGCTTCACACACTGCCCCAAAAACTTCAGCCTCAGCGTCGATGGCAAGTCTCTCGCCATTTTTAACGGGTCGGGGTTCAGCTTCTACAACATGGAAACGACAACGGAAATCTGCCGCACCAAGGACTTGATGCGACCCGGCAATCAGATTCTCTTTAGCGCCGCCGCGCTATCGCCCGACGGCAGTCGGTTCGCCTGCTATTACCAGACGTTCGGAGCCGGAGCCGCCACCACCCTGAGCGTCTGGGACCCGAAGACCGGAACTCCCCTGAGTAGCCCGCTCGTAAGCGGCAACGCACCTGCTGGATTTGCTTGGTGGGGTTCAAGCCATTTGCTGTACTGGGAAGGGGGCATCTCATCCGCTTCGCTTTTCGGCGCGGAAACCGGCCAGTCTGTTGGGAGCGTTCGGACTTCGATCCCCGGCAAGTTCGGGACCGTTCCACCGAATGGTCAGCTTTGGGGCGTGGTTGGCCCTCATAATTACGACCCGGCGAAAGGAACGGCGTTTCTTGTCCGTGCCGATGTGCCCTCGGCTATTCGCCCCGGCACATCGTTCGAACTGACCCAGGACGGACTCAAGACCAAGTAA